In Arachis hypogaea cultivar Tifrunner chromosome 2, arahy.Tifrunner.gnm2.J5K5, whole genome shotgun sequence, a genomic segment contains:
- the LOC112730228 gene encoding uncharacterized protein — MAPAPVGPRRGRDDVDGKQKKTVKETSTVHRPTSKPSVGAKRGRDDGDGKPKKTVIHRPPDEKLTDEQIHEYYRQFFGSQGFIVPDYGGRLCGGVGPYSVTNNNKYRQKLVKDMIQKSLRIYNRKNKVNFEFDKLVSVNAGAVAGRMFYITFNARSGDDAPQTFYSKVWKTFNDYLKVQFCVIGNAQEVGTSQDAGTSQDVGTSQA, encoded by the exons ATGGCTCCTGCTCCTGTCGGACCTAGAAGAGGTAGGGATGATGTGGATGGTAAACAGAAGAAAACGGTGAAAGAAACTTCTACTGTACACCGTCCGACTAGTAAGCCTTCTGTCGGAGCTAAAAGAGGTAGGGATGATGGGGATGGTAAACCGAAGAAAACGGTGATACACCGTCCGCCTGATGAGAAACTCACTGATGAACAAATTCATGAATATTATAGACAGTTCTTCGGCAGTCAG GGATTCATTGTTCCTGACTATGGAGGTAGATTGTGTGGCGGAGTTGGACCCTATTCGGtgactaataataataagtatagGCAGAAACTTGTGAAGGATATGATTCAGAAAAGCTTGCGAATCTACAATCGCAAAAAT AAGGTGAATTTTGAGTTTGATAAGCTTGTCAGCGTTAATGCTGGTGCTGTTGCTGGCCGTATGTTTTACATTACTTTCAATGCACGCTCTGGTGATGATGCACCTCAAACCTTTTACAGCAAAGTATGGAAAACATTCAATGATTATCTCAAAGTCCAGTTCTGTGTGATTGGTAATGCGCAG GAAGTTGGTACATCTCAGGATGCTGGTACATCTCAGGATGTTGGTACTTCTCAGGCCTAA
- the LOC112730252 gene encoding uncharacterized protein encodes MVSDCPPPDDRPLPQGGVEVQAKMDRMKALEEARQPPPPPPSRESTIILDELRRIHRYMEGKFTSILQEQARQRDSNWDDGGVVDKETHKRKNYHEGDVMEETCKKKAKFVEGSEEFGQFPADGKMINEVGHIGASLQEVGARLASIGRTHELEKEQLAARVKELETKVSEAFGQGFYRAVTQVKAVFPGIDVDKLDVTKVVLDGKLVDEDATGEKND; translated from the exons ATGGTGTCCGAttgtcctcctcctgatgatcgaCCACTACCACAAGGTGGTGTTGAAGTTCAAGCCAAGATGGATCGGATGAAAGCTCTAGAAGAAGCACGtcaacctcctcctcctcctccttctcgaGAGTCTACCATAATTCTGGATGAGTTGAGGAGAATCCATCGATACATGGAGGGGAAATTCACATCCATTCTCCAGGAACAAGCTCGCCAAAG GGACTCCAACTGGGATGATGGTGGTGTTGTGGACAAAGAGACACACAAGAGGAAAAACTATCATGAAGGTGATGTCATGGAAGAGACATGCAAAAAGAAGGCCAAATTTGTGGAAGGCTCAGAGGAG TTTGGCCAATTCCCTGCTGATGGGAAGATGATCAATGAAGTGGGACACATAGGTGCCAGTTTGCAG gagGTTGGTGCTCGCCTTGCATCCATTGGTCGGACACACGAGCTTGAAAAGGAACAACTTGCTGCTCGTGTAAAGGAATTAGAGACTAAAGTGTCTGAGGCTTTTGGTCAAGGGTTCTATCGAGCCGTGACCCAGGTTAAGGCTGTTTTTCCTGGAATTGATGTGGATAAGCTGGATGTGACCAAGGTGGTTTTAGATGGGAAGCTTGTGGATGAAGATGCTACTGGTGAGAAGAATGATTGA